Proteins from a single region of Solidesulfovibrio fructosivorans JJ]:
- a CDS encoding cytochrome ubiquinol oxidase subunit I, whose translation MDVLLLSRLQFAFATFIHFIFVPLTLGLSFIVAVMETKYVRTGDETYKKMAKFWGRLFLINFALGVVTGITLEFQFGTNWSRYSTYVGDIFGSLLAIEATAAFFLESTFIAVWVFGWKKLSPKFHATCIWIVAFAANLSALWIILANGFMQHPVGYVIQNGRAELASFTDVVTNGYAWNEFFHTVTGAWALGGFFVVGVSAWHLLRKQNVDFFTKSFRIGAAFALIFALAVALVGHRQGNIVAEAQPAKLAAMESHWETQANAPMYLVQVPDPENEGNSVQFGKIPSILSIMAFNNPSAVVKGLKDFPKQDRPPVTLTFTAFRLMVGLGTLMIIVAILAFIARHQPAESSTKLLKLFVWCIPVPYLALQAGWAVAEVGRQPWIVYGLMRTKDAVSPLATSQVAISLVAFFVVYILLAVIDIFLLAKYARKQPA comes from the coding sequence ACGAAACGTACAAGAAAATGGCCAAATTCTGGGGCCGGCTGTTCCTGATCAACTTCGCCCTGGGCGTGGTCACGGGCATCACCCTGGAATTTCAATTCGGCACCAACTGGTCGCGCTATTCGACATACGTCGGCGACATCTTCGGCTCGCTTCTGGCCATCGAGGCCACGGCGGCCTTTTTTCTGGAATCCACCTTCATCGCTGTCTGGGTCTTCGGCTGGAAAAAGCTCTCGCCCAAGTTCCACGCCACCTGCATCTGGATCGTGGCCTTCGCCGCCAACCTGTCGGCCCTGTGGATCATTTTGGCCAACGGCTTCATGCAGCACCCTGTCGGCTACGTGATCCAGAACGGCCGGGCCGAACTGGCCAGCTTCACCGACGTCGTCACCAACGGCTACGCCTGGAACGAATTTTTCCACACCGTCACCGGCGCCTGGGCCCTGGGCGGCTTCTTTGTAGTGGGCGTGTCGGCCTGGCACCTGCTGCGCAAGCAAAACGTCGACTTTTTCACCAAGTCCTTCCGCATCGGCGCGGCCTTCGCCCTGATCTTCGCCCTGGCCGTGGCCCTGGTCGGCCACCGGCAGGGCAACATCGTGGCCGAAGCCCAGCCGGCCAAGCTCGCGGCCATGGAATCCCACTGGGAAACCCAGGCCAACGCCCCCATGTACCTCGTCCAGGTTCCCGATCCCGAGAACGAGGGCAACAGCGTCCAGTTCGGCAAGATCCCGAGCATCTTAAGCATCATGGCCTTCAACAACCCCTCGGCCGTGGTCAAGGGCTTGAAAGACTTCCCCAAGCAGGACCGCCCCCCCGTCACCCTGACCTTCACCGCCTTCCGCCTCATGGTGGGGCTCGGCACGCTGATGATCATCGTGGCCATCCTGGCCTTTATCGCCCGCCATCAGCCGGCGGAAAGCTCGACCAAGCTGCTCAAGCTCTTCGTCTGGTGCATCCCCGTCCCCTACCTCGCCCTGCAAGCCGGTTGGGCCGTGGCCGAGGTCGGACGCCAGCCCTGGATCGTCTATGGCCTCATGCGCACCAAGGACGCCGTTTCTCCCCTGGCCACCTCCCAGGTCGCCATCAGCCTGGTCGCCTTCTTCGTGGTCTACATCCTGCTTGCGGTCATCGACATCTTCCTTCTGGCCAAGTACGCCCGCAAGCAACCGGCCTAA